A portion of the Oncorhynchus nerka isolate Pitt River linkage group LG27, Oner_Uvic_2.0, whole genome shotgun sequence genome contains these proteins:
- the aph1b gene encoding gamma-secretase subunit Aph-1b, giving the protein MTASVFFGCTFIAFGPAIALFLFTIARDPLRVIFLIAGAFFWLCSLLLSSLVWFITVQISNKESSSQQKGLLIFGVVLSVLLQETFRFGYYKLLKKANEGLLMLSAEETMPISIRQLAYVSGLGFGFMSGAFSMVNILADSVGPGTIGIHGDSQHYFLSSAFMTMAIILLHMFWGVVFFDSCEKQHWWSLAVVVISHLLVSCLTFQNPQYVGSLVPTYIIVFLVGLWAFFCSGGSLRNLKLCLTCKDKDFLLANHRPR; this is encoded by the exons ATGACTGCATCTGTGTTTTTCGGGTGTACATTCATCGCTTTCGGCCCTGCCATTGCACTGTTCTTGTTTACTATTGCCAGGGACCCACTCCGAGTGATATTTCTTATCGCCGG gGCGTTCTTCTGGTTGTGTTCTCTGCTGCTGTCTTCACTAGTGTGGTTCATCACCGTTCAGATCAGCAACAAAGAGAGTTCCTCCCAGCAGAAAGGACTGCTCATATTCGGGGTGGTGCTCTCCGTGCTGCTGCAGGAGACTTTCCGCTTTGGCTACTACAAGCTGCTGAA GAAGGCAAACGAAGGCTTGCTCATGTTGAGTGCAGAGGAAACGATGCCGATCTCCATACGGCAACTAGCCTATG TGTCTGGGCTGGGGTTCGGCTTCATGAGTGGAGCGTTCTCAATGGTCAATATCCTGGCCGATTCTGTTGGCCCCGGCACCATTGGTATCCATGGAGACTCCCAACACTACTTCCTGTCCTCAG CCTTCATGACCATGGCCATCATCCTGCTCCACATGTTCTGGGGGGTGGTGTTCTTTGATTCCTGTGAGAAACAACACTGGTGGTCTCTGGCTGTGGTCGTCATCAGCCAcctcctcgtctcctgtctg ACATTCCAGAACCCTCAGTATGTGGGCAGCCTGGTTCCCACCTACATCATCGTGTTCCTCGTGGGTCTCTGGGCGTTCTTCTGCTCCGGGGGTTCTCTCCGGAACCTTAAACTCTGCCTTACCTGCAAAGACAAGGACTTCCTGTTGGCCAACCACCGGCCCAGATAA
- the LOC115128164 gene encoding immunoglobulin superfamily containing leucine-rich repeat protein 2-like, whose protein sequence is MSRSFVFFLSLWSSVIVVGRGCPELCNCSDKYGRHFAECSYKDLVDIPERLPPNVTTLSLTANKISLVESGSFDNVTQVTSLWMAHNEIVTIEPGTLAPLVQLRNFDVSHNKMVHFPWEDLRHLTALQLLKMDHNEMVSLPKDSLSNLKDLRSLRLNNNRFTTITQGTFDSLTSLSHLQLYNNPFTCHCRMDWLRDWILNATISVPEQNLIVCETPEQLRGAEIVKLSESKCMAPNVSITAEPNVENTTLYEGTVLILNCEIKGNPKPEVIWKIHTNRQSVEYPLSTKDKESAESNESNEDSRTTDIPFEMFRNGTLVIPRLSKKDSGNYSCTATNEFGKDDDSLSIVVVVPKPPPPQPVGKVIDPPVIINGKKIPSVLQPVIKTSINNPFKPLNIPHLEGKYNIFPTLPPIEVDTERTAQVPKYPSRATSKCTLTSETQYISNQAFNLSLEDVRQYTFDFGVIALGVSETEAKVRLNPLLLPKDDTDNHLSASEGFHSIHNQSEVTRRARADSGLYLCVTSDHRHSAIQWSRMEDGINTYLFQDLRPGANYSLCLTYRGEDCEVQVLFTTRKRVPNLLIIIVVSICLLTVSTVPLLGATCFHLVYKYRNKTYKLIMKAKDHQHHMERNLVVNFNLRNSYAESQTQITASETGEGEDGESESGGEREEDVEGSGVTESFTLSQYRGNLDECEMGSEFSDRLPLGAEAVNISGQYNEPHH, encoded by the coding sequence ATGTCTCGTTCCTTCGTGTTCTTCCTCTCCTTATGGAGCTCTGTTATTGTGGTCGGACGCGGTTGTCCTGAACTATGCAACTGCTCCGACAAATACGGACGCCACTTCGCTGAATGCTCCTACAAAGACTTGGTTGACATCCCTGAAAGGTTGCCCCCCAACGTGACCACTCTGAGTCTCACCGCCAACAAAATATCTCTGGTGGAGTCGGGCAGCTTCGACAATGTGACCCAAGTCACGTCCTTATGGATGGCCCATAACGAGATAGTCACCATCGAACCGGGCACCCTGGCTCCCCTGGTCCAGCTGAGGAACTTTGACGTCAGTCACAACAAGATGGTACATTTCCCTTGGGAGGATCTCCGTCACCTCACAGCCCTGCAGCTGCTGAAGATGGACCACAATGAGATGGTCAGTCTGCCTAAAGACTCCTTGTCTAACCTCAAGGACCTGAGGTCTCTCCGCCTCAACAACAACAGGTTCACCACTATAACGCAGGGGACTTTCGACAGCCTGACCTCCCTGTCTCATCTACAGCTCTATAACAACCCCTTCACATGCCACTGCAGGATGGACTGGCTGAGGGACTGGATTCTAAACGCCACCATATCGGTTCCAGAACAGAACTTGATTGTCTGTGAAACTCCAGAGCAGTTGAGAGGAGCGGAGATCGTGAAACTGTCTGAGTCAAAGTGCATGGCCCCTAACGTCAGCATAACGGCTGAGCCTAACGTTGAGAATACGACACTCTATGAAGGCACAGTGTTGATCCTGAACTGTGAGATCAAAGGGAACCCAAAGCCAGAGGTTATCTGGAAAATCCACACAAACCGTCAAAGTGTAGAGTACCCTCTGTCCACCAAAGATAAAGAATCAGCAGAATCCAATGAATCTAACGAGGATTCTAGAACGACAGACATTCCATTTGAAATGTTCCGTAATGGCACTCTAGTCATACCGCGCCTTAGTAAAAAGGACAGTGGCAACTACAGCTGTACTGCCACCAATGAGTTTGGTAAAGATGACGATTCACTAtcaatagtagtggtagtaccaaaaccaccaccacctcaacctGTTGGAAAAGTGATTGACCCACCAGTTATTATTAATGGGAAGAAAATCCCCTCAGTACTTCAACCTGTGATCAAAACCTCCATTAATAACCCTTTTAAACCATTGAATATTCCCCATTTGGAGGGAAAGTACAATATCTTCCCAACCCTTCCTCCCATTGAAGTTGACACTGAGCGTACAGCGCAAGTGCCCAAATATCCATCCCGTGCAACTAGCAAATGTACCTTGACCAGTGAGACACAGTACATCTCCAACCAGGCCTTCAATTTAAGCCTGGAAGATGTCAGGCAGTATACCTTTGACTTTGGAGTCATAGCCTTAGGGGTGTCAGAGACCGAGGCTAAAGTTAGACTcaatcctctcctccttcctaaaGACGACACAGACAACCATCTCAGCGCCTCAGAAGGGTTCCATTCCATCCACAACCAATCAGAGGTAACCAGGAGAGCCCGGGCGGACTCAGGGCTGTATCTGTGTGTCACCTCAGACCACAGACACTCAGCCATCCAGTGGTCCAGGATGGAAGATGGCATCAACACCTATCTGTTCCAGGACCTGCGCCCCGGCGCCAACTACTCCCTCTGTCtcacctacagaggagaggactgTGAGGTACAGGTCCTCTTCACCACCAGGAAGAGAGTTCCTAACCTGTTGATCATTATAGTCGTCAGTATCTGTCTCCTCACCGTCTCCACCGTGCCCCTGCTGGGGGCCACCTGCTTCCACCTGGTCTACAAATATAGGAACAAGACCTACAAGCTCATCATGAAGGCTAAAGACCACCAGCATCACATGGAGAGGAACCTAGTGGTCAACTTCAACCTGAGGAACTCGTACGCCGAGTCACAGACGCAGATCACAGCCAGCGagacgggggagggagaggacggggagtcggagagtgggggagagagagaggaggacgtgGAGGGGAGTGGGGTGACCGAGTCGTTCACTCTGTCTCAGTACAGAGGGAATCTGGATGAGTGTGAGATGGGGTCAGAGTTCAGCGATAGGTTACCACTAGGTGCGGAGGCTGTTAATATCTCTGGGCAGTACAACGAGCCACACCACTga